A stretch of DNA from Pseudoalteromonas ruthenica:
CCTCTTAAAGCACTTATTGTCGACTCGTGGTTTGACCCTTATCAAGGCGTTGTGTCTTTGGTGCGCATTGTTCAAGGCGAGCTGAAAACGGGCGACAAGATTAAAATCATGTCGAACGAGCAAGTTCATATTGCTGACAAGGTGGGTATCTTTACCCCTAAACAAACTAATACTGGCACACTGAAAACGGGCGAAGTAGGCTTTGTAATCGCCGGTATTAAAGAAATCCATGGTGCGCCAGTCGGTGATACGATTACCTTGGCGAAAAACTCAGCACAAGAGCGTTTACCCGGCTTCCAGCGCGTTAAGCCACAGGTATATGCAGGCATGTTCCCGATCTCTTCGGATCAATACGAGGCATTTCGTGATGCTCTTGATAAGCTCAGTCTCAATGATGCATCGCTATTCTTCGAACCGGAGAACTCAACCGCATTAGGTTTTGGTTTCCGTTGTGGCTTCTTGGGCATGTTGCACATGGAAATCATCCAAGAACGCTTAGAGCGTGAATATGATATTGACCTCATTACAACCGCGCCTACGGTAATCTATGAGGTTGAGACCAAAGACGGCACGATTCAGATTGATAACCCATCGCAGTTGCCTGCTGTAAACGATATTCTTGAAATTCGCGAGCCTATTGTTGAGGCCAATATTCTTGTGCCACAAGAATACTTAGGCAGCGTTATTACTTTGTGTGTTGATAAGCGCGGCGTGCAAACGCGTATGAATTATCATGGTAATCAAGTGGCTATTACATACGAGCTGCCGATGGCTGAAGTGGTGATGGATTTCTTCGATAAGCTGAAGTCGACCAGCCGTGGTTTTGCCTCTCTGGATTATAACTTTAAAGAATTCCGTACCTCAGACATGGTGCGGGTCGATATTCTTATTAACGGCGACCGTGTTGATGCCCTAGCGATGATTTGTCACCGCGATAATGCTCAAGGGCGAGGCCGTGAGCTTGCTGAAGCATTGCGCGAACTTATCCCAAGGCAGATGTTTGATATCGCAATTCAAGCGGCTATTGGCAATCATGTTATTGCCCGCTCAACAGTTAAGCAGTTGCGTAAAAACGTAATCGCTAAATGTTATGGTGGCGACGTAAGCCGTAAGAAAAAGCTCTTGCAGAAGCAAAAAGAAGGTAAAAAGCGTATGAAGCAGCTTGGCAATGTGGAAGTGCCACAAGATGCCTTCTTAGCAATTTTAAAAGTTGGCAAATAATAACAAAAGGAAATGCCTCTGATGGCCGGATATTTCTCCATATTTTTGGTGTTATTAACCCTTGGTTCTGGGTTAATTTGGTTGGTTGACCATCTTGTATATGCACCTAAACGTAAAGAGCGTATAGCCCTAGCTGAAGGGGCGGCGGGTAAAGAACTTGATGAAGAGTTGAAGCAAGAAATCGCACCTGAGCCTGTGCTTACCGAGCATGCTAAGTCGATTTTCCCAATGATTGCTATCATTACGGTGTTTCGCTCTTTCATTTTTGAACCCTTCCAAATTCCATCGGGGTCAATGATGCCGACCCTTTTGGTGGGGGACTTTATCCTCGTACAGAAATACTCCTACGGCGTTAAAGACCCGGTCTGGCGCAGTGAACTTATTGAGACCGGCAAGCCGGAGCGCGGAGATATCGCGGTATTTAAGTTTCCACCAGATCCTAAATTAGACTTTATTAAACGTGTCATTGGGCTGCCTGGTGATGCCATTGTGTATCGCA
This window harbors:
- the lepA gene encoding translation elongation factor 4, with translation MKHIRNFSIIAHIDHGKSTLSDRLIQVCGGLTDREMQQQVLDSMDLERERGITIKAQSVTLNYTAKDGETYQLNFIDTPGHVDFSYEVSRSLAACEGALLVVDAGQGVEAQTLANCYTAIEMDLEVVPILNKIDLPQADPLRVAEEIEDIVGIDATDAVQCSAKTGIGIDDVLERIVRDIPPPQGDTDGPLKALIVDSWFDPYQGVVSLVRIVQGELKTGDKIKIMSNEQVHIADKVGIFTPKQTNTGTLKTGEVGFVIAGIKEIHGAPVGDTITLAKNSAQERLPGFQRVKPQVYAGMFPISSDQYEAFRDALDKLSLNDASLFFEPENSTALGFGFRCGFLGMLHMEIIQERLEREYDIDLITTAPTVIYEVETKDGTIQIDNPSQLPAVNDILEIREPIVEANILVPQEYLGSVITLCVDKRGVQTRMNYHGNQVAITYELPMAEVVMDFFDKLKSTSRGFASLDYNFKEFRTSDMVRVDILINGDRVDALAMICHRDNAQGRGRELAEALRELIPRQMFDIAIQAAIGNHVIARSTVKQLRKNVIAKCYGGDVSRKKKLLQKQKEGKKRMKQLGNVEVPQDAFLAILKVGK
- the lepB gene encoding signal peptidase I codes for the protein MAGYFSIFLVLLTLGSGLIWLVDHLVYAPKRKERIALAEGAAGKELDEELKQEIAPEPVLTEHAKSIFPMIAIITVFRSFIFEPFQIPSGSMMPTLLVGDFILVQKYSYGVKDPVWRSELIETGKPERGDIAVFKFPPDPKLDFIKRVIGLPGDAIVYRNKQLYIKPNCAEGERTQGALQCGEYNKIALEIINKDEFSLRGQSLVRLQESLGEVEHDILINPTLPEFKSKYYRQQGSKIDEWIVPEGHYFMMGDNRDNSQDGRAWGFVPEANLVGKAVFIWMSFEFEHEPDSALPSWVPTGVRFERLGNIQ